TTGCTGGCCTTTGCCACAGGACCGGCCCTGTTAGTGGTTGCGGGGGTGTTGATGGGTAGCGGATTTGGCCTGTCGGTTCCGCTGGTTAACCACATGGTGGTGGAACACAGCCCGGTGGGACTCCGGGGGCAACATCTGGCCTACCTGTCGATGGCCATTTTCCTGGGCCAGTTTCTCTCGTCATTTATGGAATTTATCCCGGGGAACCGGCCACGAATTTTTCTGGGTGCGGCGGCGCTGGCCGTGGTGGTGACAGCACTTTTGTGGCGCTGGCACGCGGCGTTGCCGGGTGAAAAACAGGAGAGCGAAGCTCTCCCGTAAAGCTTCAGAGTGGGGGAATAAAGGCTTTAACCACATCCTGCCACGGCGTGGTTGGGCGACCAGTCAGCTTGCTCAGGGTGTGGCTCTGATCAAACAGCGCCCCTTTTGCCGCACCGGCATCAGAATCTGCCAGCATTTCTGCCAGCCAGTCTGGCAGTCCTGCGCCTTTCAGCGCGGCGGCAAAATCCGCCTGCGGCATATCAATATACTCAATGTTCATACCGCTTTGGGCGGCGATTTCAGCGGTGTATTCTTCAAGCGTATAGGCGGTATCACCAGCCAGCTCGTAGATGTTGCCAGCAGCATCCGGACGGGTCAGAACCGCAGCTGCCGCTTCGGCGTAATCCTGACGGCTTGCCGAAGCGATTTTCCCCTGTGCCGCCGCGCCGATAAACGCGCCGTGCGTAATGGCTGGAGCGATACTGGCCGCATAGTTTTCGCTGTACCAGCCGTTGCGCAGAATGGCATAAGGTACGCCTGAAGCGATCAACGCCTGCTCGGTGGCGCGGTGTTCGCTGCCCAGACCCATTGGGGTGGTATCTGCATGCAGCAGGCTGGTGTAAGCCAGTAACGAAACGCCCGCTTCTTTGGCGGCGGCAATCACGGCTTTATGCTGAGCTTCGCGCGCGCCCACTTCACTGGAAGAGATCAGCAACACTTTCTCCACACCACTAAACGCACTCAGCAGCGTTTCAGGCCGGGAGTAGTCGGCCTCACGCACCTGCACGCCCAGCGCCGCAAGCTCCGTCGCTTTTTCGGGGGTTCGTACTGCCGCAATAATTTCCGCAGCAGGCACCTTGTTCAGTAAAGCCTCAATCACTAAGCGGCCAAGCTGGCCTGTCGCGCCGGTAACAGCAATCATGATCTTCTCCTGGTTTGGGTATACAGCGCATTCAGCGGCCCTGAAATGGCCGGAATCGCTTTCACCTCACTACCCTATGCCATACACTAATCAAAAGTAAGTACTTACAGGAATGTTAGTGTGATAAAAAATGATTCAGCCTGTACCTCACTCAGCGACAAGTTTCGCCGGGGTGAACTGTTCGATGTTAATTGCCCTTCACGGGATGTGCTGAAACGCCTGACCAGCCGCTGGAGCCTGCTGATCCTGGTCGCCCTGCAGGACGACAGGCTACGCTTCAGTGAATTGCGCAGGAAAATAGGCGGCATCAGCGAAAGAATGCTGGCGCAAACCCTGCGGTTGATGGAAGAGGATGGCTTTGTGGAGCGCACAGCTTACGACGTCATTCCACCGCATGTGGAATATCATCTCTCCCCACTGGGGCATGAAGTTCGCGAGCAGGTGGTTGGGCTGGCAGACTGGATTGAAATGAACCTGCATCAGATTCTGCAAAAACGCCGGGAATTTACCGGCGAGAGTGAAGAATAAAATTCCATGCTCAGGTCAGAAAAAACAGCAGGAGAAAAAAATCATGGAACCTAAGATTGGTGTAGGCGTACTGATTGTGCGGGAAGGCAAACTGTTACTGGGCCGACGTCTGGGAAGTCATGGCGCAGAAAGCTGGTCAGCGCCCGGCGGACATCTGGAGTTTGGCGAGACACCTGAAGCCTGCGCGCAGCGGGAAGTGCTGGAAGAGACGGCACTGATTGTAGGTAAAACCAGCAGAGTGACCTTCACTAACGACTTTTTTAATGAGGAAAAGAAACACTACGTTACGCTTTTTCTACTGGCGGAGGAGTTCAGCGGCACGCCGGAACGCTGTGAACCAGAGAAATGCGCCGGGTGGGCATGGTTTGCAGCAGATGAATTACCTGAGCCTCTGTTTGCTCCGCTGGCAACGCTTCATCAGCAGGGTGAGCTGTTACCATTATTAAATCACGTCTGAGAAAACGTGCCCGCTGGCATCCTGAAGCAATACCCACGGGTCTCAGATACAGTGTGGCCAGATTGCCCGGCTGGCATTAATACCTCGCCGAAAGACAATCAGCCACGCACCCTTTACCCTATCGTCACCAGGCGCCCTTCTCTGGCACTCAGCAGCGCGGCATCCAGCACTTCCAGCGTCATGATCGCCTGCCCGGCAGTCACTGGCGGTTCAGTCCCTTCCCGCACGGCTTTGGCAAAGGCTTCGTAATAAGCGTGATAACAGCCCTGAGCTGAAGGGATACGCTCTTCGCCCTCAGCCGTACGCAGGGTGCCCCAGTATTCCGGCTGCTCATATCCCCAATTAGCCAGATCCTCTGTTGGACGTTTGCCAGCAAAAATGGCCTGAGCCTGAACGTCCGTACCGTTCGAGACATAACTCCCCCGATCGCCATAAGCACGGATATCCCGCGCTGAAAGATGGTTGAGCTTGCTAGAAGAGATATGTGAATGGACGCCGCTGGTGTGGTTCAGGGTAATGACGAAACTGGCATCCGTGGGGCCTTCAGGCCGTTCCACCAGATCGGTCTGCGCCAGAACCGATTTCACCGGCCCCAGCAGCCACACGGCCTGGTCAACCAGATGGCTGCCCATATCCCGCAGTAACCCTCCCATTTCACCACCTTCCAGCGTGTTGGGGTCATTCAGATCCATTCTGTTATGCACCCGCCATAGTTTGCCTACCCGCTGCTGTTCCAGTACTTCGCGCAGCGTGAGGATATCGGCATCAAAACGGCGGTTATGGTAAACCCCCAGCACCACGCCTTTAGCTTTGGCGGCGGCGGCCAGTTCACGTCCTGTGCTGGCATCCGGAGCAAAAGGCTTGTCAGCAATCACCGCCACACCGGCATTAATGGCTTCCAGCACCAGTTCCCGGCGGGTCTGCGGCGGCGTGGTGATGGTCACGATATCCACGCCCGCCTCCAGCAGCGCAGTCAGACTGGGATAGACTGGAACATCAGGAAAATCAGCTTTGACGCGCGCTATCGTCGCCTCAGCTCTGGCCACCACGCCTGCCAGCTCAACGCCGCTGGCTGCCGAGATAAAAGGTGCATGAAAATGTTGTCCGCCGGTGCCGTAGCCCACTAATCCAATTCGCATTATTTTCTCCTGTCGCTATGAGTCATTCAGTTTTTAACTTTAGACAGTTGGCAGGCTTCTCGCGAGCGGCGTTATGCCGGGGCATTTATAAAACAGAGATTTACAGAGAGAGACGCACAGATCTACGTGCACCTGCACCATAACGGCGCCCACTTAAAGGGCGTAATTTCTTCCCTGCCGGGGAGATCAGCCTGAATCAGGGGAAACAGTACGTCAGACTTAATTCAGCTTATGAAACACATCAAAGCTGAAATATTTTTTCGCCAGCTTGTCGTAGACGCCATTCTTGTGCAGTTCAGCCAGCGCCGTGTTGATCTGCTCCACGCGGGCCTGATCGTCCTTGCGCAGCCCGATACCTACGCCCTCACCGAAGTATTTTTTGTCATACAGCGTATCGCCGCTAATCTGGTAATCCTTGCCCTGTGGCGATTTCAGGAAGCCGGTTTCTGCAGAAGCGGCGCTGGTCAGCGTAGCCTCTACGCGACCAGAGGCCAGGTCAGGCCAGATCTCTTCCTGATTAGGATAGGAGACCACATTGATTCCCGCGGCGGCCCAGACGGCTTTGGCATAGGTCTCCTGAGTTGTGCCCTGCGCCACGCCGACGTTTTTGCTTTTCAGTGAAGCCACATCAGGCTTCAACCCGCTGTTCTTTTTGGTCACCAGCGCACTCGGCGTGTTGTAAATCATGTCGGTGAAGGCCACCTGCTGGCGGCGTTTCTCTGTCATTGCCATAGCTGAAAGGATCGCATCAAACTTCCGCGCCTGAAGCGCCGGGATGATGCCATCATAACCGGTCTGCACCCAGACACACTTCACCTTCATCTGATGGCAAAGCGCATTACCCATATCAATATCGAACCCCTGCAGGGAGCCATCCGGTGCTTTAGACTCAAACGGCGGAAAAGTCGGATCCACGCCAAAACGCAGCGACTCAGCGGCAAAAGCCGTGGTGCTGGCACAGGCGAACATCACCAGCGCGGAAAGGGCGATTTTTTTCATGCAAGGCTCCCGGGATCAAAAAGTCATAAAAAAAGACAGTGGTCCTATTTCATAACATGATTTATTACGCAAAGTGGGGATTTTTTCTTCTTTGAACGTAGCTTCAGGGCAAAAAAAGAGCCTTCGTTATGAAGACCCTGAGGTTATTGACAAGGGTGCAGGCTCAGGGAGCATATGCCTTTCACAAAGACGCAAAAATCGCCATCCATGGCAGCTCAGCACGGGCCGTCCATGGCCCGTGATGCTTTGTTCAAGGCATAGGCTCCCATCGCTTCGGGGTTCGGAAGCAGTCTGAGAGCCTTCAAAATAAAAGCCCTGAGCCTGCACCTTAGCAAGGGATTAGCGTTGAGGTGCCACATCCGGATACATGGCTAACAGACGGCGGGTAACGCCGTTGGTCCAGCCAAAGCCATCCTGCAGCGGGTATTCACCGCCGCCAGCCAGCACGGGAGCGCGGCCAGCAACGTTATACTTTTCAACCATCTTATGGTGACGATGATAGGTCGCGCCAACAACCTGTAACCAGCGGGCGGCGATCTCTTTCGCCAGCAGCTCTTCGCCGTAGTTGTTGAAGCCCTGAATCGCCATCCATTGCATTGGTGCCCAGCCATTAGGCTTATCCCACTGCTCACCCGTCTCTTCAACGGTGCAAAGGATCCCGCCCGGTGCCAGCAGATGCGAACGGATAGCCGCGGCGGTCTGTGTGGCCTGTTCCAGGCTTGCCATGCCGACATACAATGGCGTAACAGAGGCCGCCGAGAAGGCGCCTTTTTCGCGGTCGCGCCAGTTATAATCACGGTACAGGCCCGCTTCGTTATCCCAGAGATAACGGTCCAGGATTTCGCGGCGGCGCACGGCTTTCTGCTGGAATTGCTCAGCAGTGGCCTGGTCGTTTCTGCCGGCTGATAACCGCGCAATAGTGGTTTCCAGCTTGTAAAGAAACGCGTTCAGGTCAACCGGCACAATGCTGGTGGTCTGGATACTTTCCAGACGGCCCGGCTCGCTGAGCCAGCGTGACGAGAAGTCCCAGCCTGAAGCCGCTCCGGCACGTAAATCACGATAGACTTCACTGGAAGGTCGGGCCGAATTTCTGGCGGTCTCCACATCCTCAATCCAGGACTCATCACGCGGCGTATCCCGGTCGTCCCAGTAACGGTTAAGTACCGAACCATCAGACAGCATCACAACATGGCGATAAGCTTCGTTGGGCGTCAGCGTTTCTTCACCATCCATCCAGAAAGCATATTCACGCTTCAGATGTTTCAGATAACGGTGCGCTTCATTGATACCGTCCTTTTCAAACAGCTCAACCATCAGGGCGAAAACCGGTGGCTGTGAACGGCTCAGGTAGTATGTGCGGTTACCATTTGGGATATGGCCATAGGTATCGATCATCCAGGCGAAGTTGTCAGCCATGCTTTTCAGCAGATCGGTACGGCCACTGGCGGCGAAGCCCAGCATGCTGAAGTAGGAATCCCAATAGTAGGCTTCACCAAAGCGCCCACCCGGCACCACGTAAGGCTGGGGCAGAGGGAGCAATGATGAGAATTCGGAATGTTTTTCCGGCTTGCGTGTTAACACCGGCCACAGCGAATCGATATGTTCGCCCATGCTTTTATTGGGGTCAGAAACATAGCGGCTGTCATGGACTTTAGGCAGATCGAAATTCTCCAGCACGAACGCTAACAGATTAAAATCTTCGCGTTCACGCTGCATAAAATAGCGGTACAGAATTCTTTCAGGTTCCAGCTTTGGCGCACAGTCCGCAAACGTTTTACTGTCGGTAAATATCCGCGACGTTTGCACTGCCTCAAATAACTCCTGATAACGGTCGGACGGCGTTAACATGTCCGGTGCAGGAAGACCGCGAATGGGCTCAGGTTGTGGCTCCACTATCGCGTCCAGACCCGCCTCATAATCATGATAACAGGTTTCATAATCGGTCTGGTTATTGTCAATGATTAGGTCATTATGGTTAAAAGTGATAAAAACCTCCTGATGCCAATTGATATCGACAATGTCATTTGCAAGAAGCCTTTATTATAGTATCCGCGTCTCACAACGCAACCTGATGAATTTATTACGGGACATGAAATTATATTTCAAAAAATAAATATTGCCCTGTGCAGGCGATATTCCCCGCCCTCATTCACACCCATTATTATTCCCCCACATAACTTGACATAATTCGTGAATTTTTTAAGACAATTCTTCTGAATGTGCCGGTTCGACTGGTGCAAAAAGCAGCCATTAAAGCTAGCAACTCTCATAGCAATAGCTCAGAATTCCGGCGTTTTGGTCCTTAATCCAAATATTCCTGCGTGCGGGTTCGCTGTGTGAAATAAACACTAAATTGCCATTCGGTAAGCCGGAAGAAAAATAATTGCTTTTACCCTTTACAGGATATTTAAACAGTCGAATACTGTACGGGCCAGAACGCCGTGTGCTCCCCGCCACGTCTGGCATCAATAAGTTTATCTGATAGCAAACCAGACCTGAAAATAACTAAGGAACTCTTGTGGCACCGGTAGTAAATAAATCCGCAGCGTTGCACTCGGAAAGCCTCTCTGACGAGGATGACAGTTTAGTTTCCCCCCTTGATAATACCGCACCCATAAATAAAACCTATATAACGCGAGGCACGCGCCGGTTTATGCATGCCACGCTGGCGTTATTTTGTGCCGGGCTCTCTACTTTTGCCGTACTTTACTGCGTTCAGCCGATCCTGCCGGTGTTCTCGCAAAGCTTCCATCTCACGCCCGCTCAGAGCAGCCTGTCGCTCTCGGTGACCACGGCAATGATGGCGCTCGGCCTGTTGGTAACAGGGCCACTGTCGGATGCGATCGGGCGTAAGTCGGTGATGTCTGTTTCAATGCTGCTGGCGGCCCTTTTCACTCTGATGTGCGCCACCATGAGCAGTTGGGAAGGCGTACTCGCTATGCGGGCGCTAACGGGGCTTGCCCTGAGCGGCGTGGCAGCCGTGGCGATGACCTGGTTAAGCGAAGAGCTGCACCCGGTGTTTCTCTCCTTTTCGATGGGGCTCTACATCAGCGGCAACTCTATAGGCGGGCTGGTGGGCAGGCTCTCTACCGGGATGCTGGCAGACCATTTTTCGTGGAACGTTTCGCTGTTTGTGGTCGGGTTGTTTGCCCTGGCAGCGGCTGCGCTGTTCTTCCGTCTGCTGCCCCCTTCTCAACATTTCCGCGCCTGTTCGCTGCGTCCGCGTAAGCTGCTGGTGAACTTTATGTTCCAGTGGCGGGATATGGGCCTGCCAATGCTGTTCCTCGTCGGGTTTATTCTGATGGGCAGTTTTGTCACCCTGTTCAACTACGTCAGCTATCGCTTTATGGCGGCCCCGTTCTCACTCAGCCAGACAGTGGTGGGCTTGCTTTCCGTGGTCTATCTGACCGGAACCTTCAGTTCACCGCGTGCCGGGATGATGACGGTAAAGTATGGGCGTGGCGTAGTGCTGATGGGATCGCTGACCATGATGCTGGTGGGGCTGCTGGCTACTCAGTTCACCAGCCTGTTTCTGGTGCTGCCCGGCCTGATGCTGTTTGCCGGAGGCTTTTTCGCCGCACACTCGGTCGCCAGCAGCTGGGTCGGCCATCGCGCACGCCGTGCCAGAGGCCAGGCTTCTTCGCTGTATCTGTTCTTCTACTACCTGGGTTCCAGCGTGGCGGGCACCCTGGGTGGCGTGTTCTGGCATAACTGGGGCTGGATGGGCGTTTCGGCTTTTGTGGCTGTGATGCTGAGCGGCGGCCTGTTCTTAGCTAACAATCTGCGTAAAATTCCGGTACTGGTGAAGAAAGTTCGCTGATCTGCGGGCGGAGGTCAGCCTCCGCCCCTGCTGCTTAACTGCTGCGCTGATGATTTACTTCCCCCTGCTCAACCATTAAGCTACGGCCCTCATTATTTTCCTGACTATCCCCCCGCCTGCACCCTTTTCCAGGCAGCCCTTAAAGGAACACATTCGTGACGTTGACACTCTGGCTGGCCTATACCGGGATCATTGCCACCCTTATCGCTATCCCTGGCCCCTCGGCGCTGATCAATATGACCCACGGCTTACGCTATGGTCGCCGCTGTGCGCTGGCTACCGTACTGGGTGGCGTGCTCTCTGCTATGACCCTGATGACCGCCTCCGCGTTAGGCCTGGGAGCGATTCTGGCCGCCTCCACGACCGCCTTTACCGTACTGAAGGTAGTGGGCGCGGCTTATCTGATCTGGCTCGGTATCAGCGCCTGGCGTGACCCTGGTCACGTAGAAAATGCCGTCGCTACAGAGCAGCCAGAAGAGCGGCCCGACAGCCTGAAACTGTTCCGCAAAGGCTATATGGTAGGGATCAGCAATCCTAAAGATCTGCTATTTTTCGCCGCACTGTTCCCTAACTTCATTGATGCCAGCCAGCCCCATGCGGCGCAGTTCGCCACGCTGGCGGTGACCTGGGCGGTGATCGATTTCAGCCTGATGTTTGCCTATGCCTGCGCCGGACGCCGGCTCTCCTCTGTGTTTGCCAACCCAAAACGTTTGCGGATGCTGAACCGTTCTACCGGCACCCTGTTCGTTTTTGCTGGCAGCGCGCTGGCCATTTCAGCCAGATGATTTCCGGAGCCGGCCATGAGCGACGTTGAGAACCTGCAGGGAATGGTCGTCTTCGCCAAAGTGGTGGAGACGCTGAGTTATACCGAAACGGCAAAGCTGCTGGGAATATCAAAATCTTCAGTCAGCAAAGAGATCTCAGCGCTGGAGGTCCGGCTTGGCACCAAACTGCTGCAGCGCACGACGCGTAAAATCCTGGTGACCGATGTCGGCATGACCTGGTATCACTACTGCGCCCGCATCCTCAGCGAAGTCAAAAGCGCCGATCTGTTTATTCGTCAGTATCACGAAGAACCCACCGGCAGCCTGCGAGTGGTCGCCCCTGTCACCTTTGGCTGCCAGTGCATCGTGCCGGTGCTGAATGCGTTCGTGGCGAACAACCTGCATGTGAGTGTTGATCTGGATCTTACCGACAGGCCGGTCAATCTGGTTGATGACAATGTCGATCTGGCGATTGTTATCCGCCGCGATGCTCCCGAACACGGGCACAGCAAACTGCTGATGGATATCAGCTGGGGCCTGTACGCCTCTCCGGATTATCTGCACCGTTTTCCGCCGATTACCCAGCCTGACGATCTGCCCCGCCATGACTTTGCCCTGTTTCGCGGCCCGGCCCACACCATCTCCCTGCCGTTCCGCAAAGAGAAACAGAAGCTGGATATCGAAGTGCGCAGCCGTTTTCGCGCCAATAACAGCACTGCACTGGTGAATACGGCCATTGCACAGACGGGGATCGCCTATCTGCCAGCCTATGTGGCGCAGGAAGCGGTTAAAGAAGGCAAACTGTGTCAGGTGTTACCCGAATGGGAAATGGATGTGTATCAGTCATGGATCCTGACCAGAGAGAGCAGCCTGATTTCACCGCGCGTCAGGGTATTTATTGAAGCGTTACAGAAGGCTTTAGGGCAGCAAAAATAGCGGGCGGAAACGATGTTCCGCCCCTGTCAGGCTTAGTAGTAGTTACCGTGACGGTAATCCCAGGTGGTGAAGGTATCTGACAGCATGGACATGATTTTGTCGACATCCAGGCCTTTACGGATCAGCACCGGACACGGCGTGATATTACGCTCGCCTTTCTGCTCTGGAACCAGTTTGCCCTGCTCGTCCACCATCGCCACCATCACACCCTGCTCGTAACGGGTTTTCTCAGACTCATTCGCCTGGATGGATTTCACGTAGTCGTTGGCTTCAATAATCAGGTCAGCGTGAGCTTCGATGCGCTCGCCGATGCCTTCAACCAGGCCACGGTTGCCTTTGCCTGATGGATTCGCGGAGCTGGCGAAGGAGAATTTACCGTGGTTTTCCCACAGCTCTTTCGCCAGATTCTCGCCAGGGATGCCGAATTTGATCACGAAGCAGCTGGTCTGACGGCGATCCATCATCAGATCTTTAGAACCGTCTTCCGGGATGCGCGCCACGGCTTCTTCTTTCCACGGCAGGATGCAGCCCAACAGCACGTCTTTGTCCCAGTGCTGCTGATACAGCGATTCGATTTCCGGGTTCAGCTGCGCCAGCTCTTTCAACTGCTCCAGAGAACCACACAGCACCACGCCTGGCTTGTTACGGTTGCGCTGCTTGGCATCAAACTTGCGCTCCAGGCCTTTGGCATCTGAAGTCATGATGATGTAACCGACTTTGGTCGGACAGACGATCATGCCGCCTTCAGCAGACAGGATGTTAACTGCTTCTGGCTGTAAGCCGCCGTTCCAGTGGATAGTCTTATTGCTCATGGTCGCACCTGTGATTCTCAGAGGGTAAATTAAGCGGTCAACGTTTTAAGGTAGCACAGCTTTAGCGGCTGGCCCTGGCTGACCTGTTGCACTCATCCTGACTTTACCCGCCTCAGATGGCAACAATTAATGCATTTACCCCTTTATTGTTTTCCACAGGAAACAGTTGTTGCAAAAACAGGATGATGGCAGAACTTTTTTTACGGATTACCCACTCACTTTTTTCTTCAGCGCGGAAGCCCTTATGCAACTCACCTTTTTCACGGCAGAGGATAAAACTGTTCTGAGTAGCTGGTTCACTTCTCAGCAGGAGGTGACCCAGTGGGCTGGCCCCGGCGTGGCGTGGCCGCTGACCGACAGCTTTCTCGACACCCTGCTGGATTCAGCCAGCCAGAACCCGGCAAGCCTGTTGACCTTTGCAGGACGTCTGGAGGGGAAGCTGGTGGCGGTGGCACAGATGGGATTCGACTGGGATAATCGTTTTGTCTGCCTGGCACGGGTAATAGTCAATCCCGCTATGCGGGGGCAAAAACTGGCAGTACAGATGCTGCAATCCCTGGTGGATGCTGCCTTCAGAGATCCAAATCTTGATCGGATTGAACTCCAGGTTTATCCCTTTAATACTGCGGCTGTCAGAACTTATGAAAAGCTGGGATTTGTGCGGGAAGGCGTGCGGAGAGCCTGCGTGGTGGTGGACGATGAGTGTTGGGACAGTGCTTTTTACGGCCTGCTGCGCAGAGAGTACACCCTGCGCAGCGCCGCCTGATTAAGCCGGAATTAACTTCTCAGCTTTCAGCTTATCGAACAGGGCAATAAAGGCATCCCGGGTACACTGATAGCCCGTAAAGCCCGCTTTGCGGCTCTTGCTGACGTCGGTGATCACTTCCATCGGACGACCCAGATCGGCATCGGTATGCCACCATGAAACCAGCCTGCCGATATCCGCCTCTTTCAGATTGAACTGCTTCGCAATGGCCTGCCACTGCTCAGGTGCGGCATCCATACGGCCTTCCAGCGGCTGCATTTCGCCAGGGAAAGGCGCGGCTTCAATACCGAAGTAATCAGCGATCTCGCCCCACATCCACTGCCAGCGGAAGACATCGCCGTTCACCACGTTGTAATCCTGATCCTGCGCTGAAGGCGTGGTCGCCGCCCATTCCAGCTGCTGGGCCAGAATATGGGCATCGGTCATATCGGTAACGCCTTCCCACTGAGCTTTAGAGCCAGGGAAGACAAACGGCTGGCCGGTCTGCTTGCACAGGCTGGCATAGACCGCCAGGGTCTGGCCCATGTTCATCGCATTACCCAGCGCAAAGCCGATGATGGTATGCGGACGGTGAACGCTCCAGGTAAAGCCATACTTCTCAGCACCGGCGAAGACTTCATCTTCCTGCGCGTAGTAGAAGTTATCCACGTCCTGGCGGCCCTGCTCTTCACGGAACGGGGTCACAGGCACCGCGCCTTTGCCATAGGCATCGAACGGGCCAAGATAGTGCTTAAGGCCGGTGACCAGCGCAACGTGGCCGCCTTTAAGGCCATCACCCAGCGCTTCGATCACATTGCGCACCATCCCGCCATTAACGCGGATATTCTCTTTCTCATTGGCCTGACGCGCCCAGACGCTGAAAAAGACTTTGTCCACTTTGAGGCCATCCAGGGCTTTCACCACGGAATCACGATCGGTGAGATCGGCCGTTAACGACGTGCAGCCTGCTGGCACCGCCGTGCGTCCGCGTGAAAGACCGTAAACTTCCCAGCCTTCACCGGTGAGTTTTTCCGCCAGAGCGGTTCCGATTACGCCGCTGACGCCGACGATAAGTGCACGTTGTTGCATAGGTTGTCTCCTGAATTAAGGGCAGGTAATAAGCTTAATAGAGAATCTGTTTCTTATCTGCGGTATAAATTCACATCATTCCGGAAATGAATTCACTAATTATGATGACTCAGGATCGTCTCAAGGGCATTACGCCCTTTGTAGCCAGTGTGGAACAGGGCAGCTTCACCGCAGCAGCAGAGAGCCTGCATCTCACCAGTTCAGCGGTGAGTAAAAGTGTTGCCAGGCTGGAAGCGCGTTTAGGGTCGCAGCTGTTTGAGCGCACCACGCGACGGCTGACGCTCACCGATGCGGGTCAGGCATTTTACGAAACCTGCACGCGGGTGCTGAATGAACTGCTGGAAGCCGAATCGGTGCTGGCGGCGCAGCGTACCATCCCGGTGGGACGCTTGCGGATTGCGGTTTCGCAGACCTATGGCCGGATGCAGGTAGCGCCGCTGCTGAACCAGTTCTGCCTGCAAAACCCGGAGATGCAGATTAGCCTCTCTTTTTCCGATCGTTTTGTGGATCTGTTTGAGGAAGGGATCGATATAGCGATCAGGATTGGCGGGCTGGCTGATTATCCCCCTTCACTGGGCTACCGTATTCTGGGCAGTGAGCGCCTGATCTTCTGCGCTTCTCCCGCTTATCTTGCTCAGCATGGCACGCCCTCTTCGTTGCAGGAACTCTCAACGCACCGTGCGATTGTTTATGACCGGGTAGATGGCAGCACCAGTCCCTGGCATGTGAAATCCGCCGACGGGCGCATTGCCACTAAAACGGTGCCGTACCGCATGGCGCTGGGTGATGGCGAATCGCAGGTAGCGGCGGTAGTAGCCGGTCTGGGCGTGGCGCAAATGGCCACCTGGCTGATGGAAAAGCAGTTAGAGAGGGGTGAACTGGTGCAGCTTCTGCCAGACCTCACCGTAAAAGGATTGCCGCTGACCGTGGTCTGGCCGCGCAAAAAACAGCTGACGCCAAAAGTGGCAGCGCTGTTAGCGGTACTGGAAGAGCTGAA
This genomic window from Erwinia sp. E_sp_B01_1 contains:
- a CDS encoding LysE family transporter gives rise to the protein MTLTLWLAYTGIIATLIAIPGPSALINMTHGLRYGRRCALATVLGGVLSAMTLMTASALGLGAILAASTTAFTVLKVVGAAYLIWLGISAWRDPGHVENAVATEQPEERPDSLKLFRKGYMVGISNPKDLLFFAALFPNFIDASQPHAAQFATLAVTWAVIDFSLMFAYACAGRRLSSVFANPKRLRMLNRSTGTLFVFAGSALAISAR
- a CDS encoding LysR family transcriptional regulator, whose product is MSDVENLQGMVVFAKVVETLSYTETAKLLGISKSSVSKEISALEVRLGTKLLQRTTRKILVTDVGMTWYHYCARILSEVKSADLFIRQYHEEPTGSLRVVAPVTFGCQCIVPVLNAFVANNLHVSVDLDLTDRPVNLVDDNVDLAIVIRRDAPEHGHSKLLMDISWGLYASPDYLHRFPPITQPDDLPRHDFALFRGPAHTISLPFRKEKQKLDIEVRSRFRANNSTALVNTAIAQTGIAYLPAYVAQEAVKEGKLCQVLPEWEMDVYQSWILTRESSLISPRVRVFIEALQKALGQQK
- a CDS encoding Sua5/YciO/YrdC/YwlC family protein, whose protein sequence is MSNKTIHWNGGLQPEAVNILSAEGGMIVCPTKVGYIIMTSDAKGLERKFDAKQRNRNKPGVVLCGSLEQLKELAQLNPEIESLYQQHWDKDVLLGCILPWKEEAVARIPEDGSKDLMMDRRQTSCFVIKFGIPGENLAKELWENHGKFSFASSANPSGKGNRGLVEGIGERIEAHADLIIEANDYVKSIQANESEKTRYEQGVMVAMVDEQGKLVPEQKGERNITPCPVLIRKGLDVDKIMSMLSDTFTTWDYRHGNYY
- a CDS encoding GNAT family protein, which translates into the protein MQLTFFTAEDKTVLSSWFTSQQEVTQWAGPGVAWPLTDSFLDTLLDSASQNPASLLTFAGRLEGKLVAVAQMGFDWDNRFVCLARVIVNPAMRGQKLAVQMLQSLVDAAFRDPNLDRIELQVYPFNTAAVRTYEKLGFVREGVRRACVVVDDECWDSAFYGLLRREYTLRSAA
- a CDS encoding SDR family oxidoreductase; the encoded protein is MQQRALIVGVSGVIGTALAEKLTGEGWEVYGLSRGRTAVPAGCTSLTADLTDRDSVVKALDGLKVDKVFFSVWARQANEKENIRVNGGMVRNVIEALGDGLKGGHVALVTGLKHYLGPFDAYGKGAVPVTPFREEQGRQDVDNFYYAQEDEVFAGAEKYGFTWSVHRPHTIIGFALGNAMNMGQTLAVYASLCKQTGQPFVFPGSKAQWEGVTDMTDAHILAQQLEWAATTPSAQDQDYNVVNGDVFRWQWMWGEIADYFGIEAAPFPGEMQPLEGRMDAAPEQWQAIAKQFNLKEADIGRLVSWWHTDADLGRPMEVITDVSKSRKAGFTGYQCTRDAFIALFDKLKAEKLIPA
- a CDS encoding LysR family transcriptional regulator, with protein sequence MMMTQDRLKGITPFVASVEQGSFTAAAESLHLTSSAVSKSVARLEARLGSQLFERTTRRLTLTDAGQAFYETCTRVLNELLEAESVLAAQRTIPVGRLRIAVSQTYGRMQVAPLLNQFCLQNPEMQISLSFSDRFVDLFEEGIDIAIRIGGLADYPPSLGYRILGSERLIFCASPAYLAQHGTPSSLQELSTHRAIVYDRVDGSTSPWHVKSADGRIATKTVPYRMALGDGESQVAAVVAGLGVAQMATWLMEKQLERGELVQLLPDLTVKGLPLTVVWPRKKQLTPKVAALLAVLEELKI